DNA sequence from the Alkaliphilus metalliredigens QYMF genome:
ACCAAAATATTGTAGATCTGCAGGATTCAAACCGAATATTATTGACCATTGCCCCAAGTGGTGAGGAAATATATTTAATGGAGAGAATGGAAACAACCGAGCTTTCACCAGTTATTAAGGGAGACGTCAGGGAGAAGGTAAGGATTATAAGGGAGGATATGGTTACTAAAGATCAAGTAATTGTAGCAAAGGATATCCCTTTTGTTTCGAAAGTACGATGGAATACAGAGGGAAATATAGTGTCCTTCGGTGGTGGAGATAGGTTAACAATTTATGATGCCAAAGATGGAAGTATCATTATGGAGGGAAAACTAGCACAGGATCCCATCACTGGATTTTTCTGGGCACCTACTGATGAAAACAAGATCTACACAGAGCAACCTAATTTGGCTAATGGTAGTATCTATTATCTGGCTTCTCAAAGAAAAGTGGAAGCATATGAAACCAGAGAGGAGACCTACTATAAGGGTAAATTAAATAGTGATTATTATTATGGAACAAAGTGGGATTTAGCTAATGGAAATATTAAGACTGTTATTTTAGATAAACAAGGTAAAACAATAAAAGTTATCATTCCTGGAATATTTAGGGATTCTTATGAGAAATCATTAGTGGTAGTTGGTGAAGAAGGCTTTGGTTTATCTTATGTAGAGGATATTAATAATCCAGAAGATGCGATGGATTTAACAAAGGAGTATGTCTACGATGTTAAATTTATTGCTGATGGGAAAATAGCCTATACCACAAAGGCGGAGGACATAGATGATAATTTGTTTTATTTGCATATAGTGAGCAATAACGGAAGTGAATTGAAAAGAGCTAAGGTTTATGGTGCCAATATTGCACTTTTACCTGATGGAAACTCTGGTTATATTAGTGGACCAGTATGGCAAAAGGTGGACTTTCTAGAAAACAAGCTATTTGAGGTTGATTTAGAACATGATGTAGAACTAGATGAATCAAAAGAGATATATTCAACAATTAGAGGTGCCATGATGACACTTTATGACTTCCAAATGAAGGGAGAGGAAGATCGGAATAGAATAGAGAAGTATTTTAAGAATACACGCTCTCCTGAGCAATGGGCTTATTTTGATGTTACAAATATGCTTCAAGAAAACGATAACAGATCATCAAGGCGAGATTATGCCATGAGGATTGATCTGAAGAGCTATGTCATGGATTATGCTGATGGTAGTGCATCTGTAGTCATTGACGTAAACATAAAGAATTCATATGGGAGAGATATCACTACGGATTATGCTTTGGAGTTAAGTAAAAGTGAGGAGCGTTGGTATGTAACAGGCTTTAGTACTTTTCCCCACGCCGTGGAGAGAGAGGAGATAGAGAAAATCCTTCAGGAAACCATAGAAAAGATTCGAATAGGAAAGCTCTTTCCAGGTAAACTTGAGGATAAAGAGATTACTTTGGGACAAGTGCAATTTTGGTTAAGTAGGATGCCTCGCTTAGCACCGAATATAGAAAGTGCCAACGCAGTGAAGGTATTTTTACAGGTAAATCAGGAAGGAAGAGAAGAGGTGTACAAGTTGGTACTGGAGAAGGTAGAACAAAATTTATGGCAGCCTACTAAGCTGACTCAAGAAGACTTGAGTTCACTATAAAAAAGCAAGTAAATAAAGAAAGGAGCACTGTTATGAATAATTTTCCTTCTATAGATGAAGTTCATGATATATTAGATGAAATAGCTCAAGAGATACCAGATGTATTTTTCAAAGAATTAAATCAAGGCATTCTTCTGCTACCAGAACATAAGCTGCATTTTGAGAGTCGTACTAGGGATAAACTGTATATTATGGGGGAATATCGTAAGAGTATCACTGGTAGACAAATTATAATGTATTATGGCTCATTTGAAAGGCTTTATAAAGGAATGTCTAAAGAAAGGCTCTATGAAAAGTTAAAGGATACTTTACTCCATGAATTTACTCATCATCTAGAATCCTTAGCAGGAGAAGTGGGTTTAGAAGTAAAAGATAGTAAAGACCTTCGTAAATATAGGAATCGATTAACTTAAGCATTAAATGTTTTAATGGCTACTGATAACGAAATGAGGTTTTGTAAGAAAAAAGATTTATTGGAAATATTTTATTATAACAAGAAGGATTTACCAATTATTTAACGAATACTTATATTGTATGACTCGTAGTATATGAGAGGC
Encoded proteins:
- a CDS encoding metallopeptidase family protein, translating into MNNFPSIDEVHDILDEIAQEIPDVFFKELNQGILLLPEHKLHFESRTRDKLYIMGEYRKSITGRQIIMYYGSFERLYKGMSKERLYEKLKDTLLHEFTHHLESLAGEVGLEVKDSKDLRKYRNRLT